In one Lolium rigidum isolate FL_2022 chromosome 3, APGP_CSIRO_Lrig_0.1, whole genome shotgun sequence genomic region, the following are encoded:
- the LOC124700627 gene encoding zinc finger protein 8-like, with product MGGGGSEGSGGGGGASVRETRDFANVASFSELPFLRSAPPRESSNSGIRLFGIDVPPASPEGRTKEAAAVGGSATSAAATQSSSGTAIAANAAPDSNRKFECHYCCRHFPTSQALGGHQNAHKRERQHAKRVQMQSAMAAAAAAAGGVHHHHLLGYPQHRFGATLYPSWPTVNGGSSAAFSYGQQFYRGIGSVGQPINGNPLPGALWRGPVASHGNTGMPLAGERRPVALSMFGGDEPRASASLGAPSSSSSSSLVLSPQGQFTCEQPATTAAPEGVSLDLHL from the coding sequence atgggtggcggcggcagcgaaggcagtggcggaggcggcggggcgAGTGTGCGGGAGACTCGTGACTTTGCCAATGTTGCGTCGTTCTCGGAGTTGCCTTTCCTGCGGTCCGCCCCTCCACGCGAAAGCTCAAACTCTGGCATCCGTCTCTTCGGCATTGATGTCCCGCCTGCATCACCTGAGGGCAGAACGAAGGAAGCTGCCGCTGTAGGCGGCAGCGCCacctctgctgccgccacacaaaGCAGCAGTGGCACTGCCATCGCGGCTAATGCTGCCCCCGACAGCAACCGCAAGTTTGAGTGTCACTACTGCTGCAGGCACTTCCCGACGTCGCAGGCGCTCGGGGGACACCAGAACGCGCACAAGCGCGAGAGGCAGCACGCGAAGCGAGTGCAGATGCAGTCAGCGATGGCCGccgcggcggctgctgctggcggagtgcaccaccaccacctcctcggcTACCCGCAGCACCGCTTCGGGGCCACATTGTACCCGTCGTGGCCCACGGTGAATGGCGGCAGCAGCGCTGCCTTCTCCTATGGGCAGCAGTTCTACAGAGGCATCGGTTCAGTCGGCCAGCCGATCAACGGGAACCCTCTGCCTGGGGCGCTCTGGAGGGGGCCAGTGGCTTCACATGGGAACACGGGCATGCCGTTGGCCGGAGAGCGGCGGCCGGTGGCGCTGTCCATGTTCGGAGGAGACGAGCCAAGAGCTTCTGCTTCTCTTGGGGcgccctcctcttcttcttcatcctctttggTGCTGTCCCCGCAAGGTCAGTTTACTTGTGAGCAGCCAGCGACCACGGCGGCACCCGAGGGTGTGAGCTTAGATTTGCATCTATAA